A stretch of Aedes aegypti strain LVP_AGWG chromosome 2, AaegL5.0 Primary Assembly, whole genome shotgun sequence DNA encodes these proteins:
- the LOC5565786 gene encoding facilitated trehalose transporter Tret1 — MTLIQILSTHRNEFVAALGVSFSAYMIILCMSWSSPALPKLVATDSPIPITADEGSWIVSTLSIGLMLGPLITAVAADRIGRKRTLLFTALPITMGWMFMAFGDSIGFLYSARFLFGLAVGTTFAVSPMYLGEICSQNIRGSAVSLTGFIGKLAFIVMYGIGPTVNFRTLAWIGLSGPVIFILLFIWLPESPYYLLGKGKDTEAELSLRWFRRSTSVTKELVAMKQFLQQSKDYQGSFKQLFAPQYRKNLRIICILLFATTCTGVTMILAYAQTIFMKISSDLDPEEMSLVLGIIQALATGIAVVLIDRIGRRPLVLFSIVGITSGLVLTSAYFATASENSSPYLGWMAFIALLVTVISFDVGLFVIPSIYHAEVLPKPIRAYANAASTIGHGAIQFVNLKLFQILTDNAGVYVPFALYGLAGVVSGVLVYVYIPETKGQSLEEIEKMVAEGRVKPVRDGKMYDDKIKKLAV; from the exons ATGACACTCATTCAAATCCTTTCAACACATCGAAACGAATTCGTGGCAGCATTAGGAG TTTCTTTTTCGGCGTACATGATAATACTCTGCATGAGCTGGAGTTCTCCAGCTCTTCCTAAACTAGTAGCTACCGATTCCCCTATCCCAATCACAGCAGATGAAGGCTCGTGGATTGTATCGACGCTTTCGATTGGACTAATGCTGGGACCGCTAATCACTGCAGTGGCAGCCGATCGGATAGGACGTAAACGCACTCTTCTGTTTACGGCCCTTCCCATTACAATGGGATGGATGTTCATGGCTTTCGGAGATTCTATTGGCTTCCTGTATTCGGCCCGATTCCTGTTTGGCTTAGCGGTTGGAACGACGTTTGCCGTAAGTCCAATGTATCTGGGGGAGATCTGCTCGCAAAACATTCGAGGATCTGCGGTCTCGTTAACTGGATTTATTGGAAAGCTGGCGTTTATTGTGATGTACGGAATCGGTCCAACGGTGAATTTCAGAACTCTTGCGTGGATCGGCTTGAGTGGACCAGTAATATTCATTCTACTATTTATATGGTTACCTGAGTCGCCGTACTATTTACTGGGCAAAGGCAAAGACACAGAAGCAGAACTAAGTTTGAGATGGTTTCGTCGCAGCACCAGTGTGACTAAAGAACTTGTTGCAATGAAACAGTTCCTTCAACAGTCGAAAGATTATCAGGGATCATTCAAGCAACTGTTTGCTCCTCAATACCGCAAAAATCTACGAATCATCTGCATTTTACTGTTCGCCACAACATGTACCGGAGTTACCATGATATTAGCGTATGCCCAAACGATTTTTATGAAGATTTCCAGCGATCTCGATCCCGAAGAAATGTCTCTAGTTCTCGGAATCATCCAAGCTCTGGCAACAGGAATTGCAGTTGTGCTCATCGATCGAATTGGACGGCGGCCTTTGGTACTGTTCTCTATAGTTGGTATCACTTCAGGACTCGTGCTGACAAGCGCTTATTTTGCGACTGCCTCGGAGAATAGTTCGCCTTACTTGGGATGGATGGCATTTATAGCACTTCTGGTGACAGTGATATCATTTGATGTTGGCTTGTTCGTGATACCATCCATATACCATGCTGAAGTTTTGCCAAAACCTATTCGAGCGTATGCCAATGCTGCCAGCACCATTGGACATGGTGCAATACAGTTCGTGAACTTGAAGCTGTTCCAGATATTGACAGACAATGCTGGAGTGTATGTGCCATTTGCTCTCTACGGCCTTGCAGGAGTTGTGAGTGGTGTTTTGGTTTATGTTTATATTCCCGAAACGAAAGGACAATCTTTGGAAGAAATAGAAAAGATGGTAGCCGAGGGTCGAGTGAAACCAGTCAGAGATGGAAAAATGTACGAcgataaaattaaaaagttagCAGTGTGA